In one Fusarium falciforme chromosome 5, complete sequence genomic region, the following are encoded:
- a CDS encoding Protein kinase domain-containing protein, producing MVHLQRCITGNDNRVRAVKEITKDTTVRLENDWISELEAAFKFSHPKYRHCFVRSEAWYELNGRIFMAMEFMPQGDLQTNLQGKPLSEFEGRQIIEQVLEAVGFMHSSGFLHQDLKPSNIMVVSRAPTWYVRVADFGISTRLSDSDTSTFSSRGTLGYIAPEVIHIIPDQRCSVSADMWSLGCVVYKILTGTLPFPQISHLAMYCHGLSEFPRDPLHSCKVSDYGQDFIIKLIQARSEDRLTATSAARHPWITTSLDPSAPRPRSRRAIFPNIWKKVELGLTRQL from the exons ATGGTCCATCTCCAGAGATGCATCACAGGCAATGACAACAGAGTCAGAGCTGTCAAAGAAATCACCAAGGATACCACAGTGAGGCTGGAAAACGACTGGATCAGCGAGCTCGAGGCTGCCTTCAAGTTTTCGCATCCCAAG TACCGCCATTGCTTTGTGCGCTCGGAGGCGTGGTATGAACTAAACGGCCGCAtcttcatggccatggaGTTTATGCCCCAGGGAGATCTGCAAACCAACTTGCAGGGTAAACCTCTATCGGAGTTCGAGGGGAGACAGATCATAGAACAGGTCTTGGAAGCTGTTGGATTCATGCACAGCAGCGGATTTCTTCATCAAGATCTGAAGCCATCG AACATCATGGTTGTGTCCAGGGCTCCGACCTGGTATGTCAGGGTCGCCGACTTTGGGATCAGCACGAGGTTGAGCGACTCGGACACATCTACTTTCAGCTCTCGCGGAACCCTGGGCTACATAGCTCCAGAAGTCATTCACATAATCCCAGACCAGCGGTGCTCTGTATCAGCAGATATGTGGTCACTGGGTTGTGTTGTGTACAAGATACTCACAGGGACGCTCCCCTTTCCCCAGATCAGTCATCTGGCTATGTACTGCCACGGTCTTTCTGAGTTTCCGAGGGATCCCTTGCACTCATGCAAAGTCTCAGACTACGGGCAAGACTTTATCATAAAACTCATACAGGCGCGAAGTGAAGATCGTCTGACGGCCACCTCGGCGGCACGACATCCGTGGATCACCACTTCACTTGACCCTTCGGCACCCAGGCCCAGATCAAGGCGAGCCATCTTCCCAAACATATGGAAAAAGGTTGAACTCGGGCTAACAAGACAGCTATAG
- a CDS encoding HET domain-containing protein, with translation MAGIASQLSKERKGRYLAGLWEDSLVSDLCWQTFGDERERPETLKSVPTWSWGSVSGPIAGPWDRVHRTTFTVKVVDIDCEPNGPTFLGRLDHGILTLEGYVARVKIFPRGGRGQGFPRIQFTNGECRSSSPYKFQFQPDVEDWTMKTPDSQVLAVEMGKTIEDGQTQEANYLILQPAERGGGLFERVGKVWAAAVGIDSKGTREELGHEMSFPGYFVDEAVVEKVRIC, from the coding sequence ATGGCTGGCATTGCATCGCAGCTCAgcaaggagagaaaagggcGCTATCTGGCTGGTCTGTGGGAGGACTCCCTCGTCTCTGATCTATGCTGGCAGACCTTTGGCGACGAGAGGGAGAGGCCAGAGACGTTAAAGAGCGTGCCGACGTGGTCGTGGGGTTCTGTTTCGGGGCCCATCGCCGGCCCGTGGGATCGTGTCCACAGGACGACTTTTACAGTCAAGGTTGTTGACATTGACTGCGAACCCAATGGACCTACATTTCTCGGTCGCCTGGATCACGGAATACTAACCTTGGAGGGCTACGTAGCTCGGGTAAAGATATTTCCTCGCGGAGGACGTGGGCAAGGGTTTCCGAGAATCCAGTTCACAAACGGAGAGTGTCGTTCCTCCAGTCCATACAAGTTCCAGTTCCAACCCGACGTGGAAGACTGGACGATGAAGACTCCAGATTCTCAAGTGCTGGCTGTGGAGATGGGAAAGACTATCGAGGACGGGCAAACCCAAGAGGCGAATTACTTGATCCTGCAGCCCGCCGAAAGAGGCGGCGGTTTATTTGAACGGGTTGGAAAGGTTTGGGCGGCAGCAGTAGGAATTGACTCGAAGGGGACGAGGGAGGAGCTAGGCCATGAGATGTCATTCCCTGGCTATTTCGTAGACGAAGCTGTTGTTGAAAAGGTCCGAATATGTTGA
- a CDS encoding C2H2-type domain-containing protein encodes MASSPPRHKRRKASCKEFQCNHEGCGRTYSRAEHLQRHQLNHSPKEIYYCDYPGCSFTFVRKDLYARHKLRHERQVQQYGNGRLSQRPQREFSKAPRERAERYSFSEDGSAWSDTQDEARETPANEKQPVRNRHSLDAGGVDLNSQKAGVGGSAQPESSQQNETGEAAGYFGDQRQLQSRESSPEKQAMGTVPFRMDQMPGADMSMPMASPGLPGRPERMRNQSYVMANGMPTSSTEQLIEEQPFGLSPSSTDEFTSWLFNGQGLASNYNFVPGGNLGMAGYSNNFGQLCPDYSQPGMMGGSYVEPMNGLWFQSEPMPMATPIVDISQIGKTGLSEHKRQSLLQYMMQRFNEIGSQGNRSAADIKNEIFGSDSDADSHVLSHLNVQRYINSYWENFHDQLPILHHPTFIPETAHDFLLLAVLIMGASMLEKKAALPENADKISKFTTFVSWNLRWQVFMHADSHPPAKLWVIQTLLILEVYEKMNATRVLHERAHIYFPTTLSLMRRGSALTGKQSSYTSRVQTPMGSPKLGQPRLFPGPDRRGFDSSPEKWWDHWIAQEATRRAAFAAFIIDATHAALFGHTPTLVIHEIKLPLPCDNTLWSSDSPSEIGCVESSLHANGVTPITFLDGLQKTLNGQKVRTSSFGRMALLAALLSVTWQMHQRDLDRGTLGTDTIPGVQERWRPKLLRAFDWWKKDYDDGVAHVRHAAFDWQRLGLSSRGGSDDGDAMETLGTVLYHLGHITVYISMPELCIFAGVTQILGRTVSSVDWRRTEAKIKEWVASPGAIGGVYHALQLIRLILLQEETPRRSTMGESGGMSSVFTPSPYPKYDAAQDNLLIRAWALYYASLVLWAYGYVQDGNIEPFPDNLHYPSSTLAVPQMAAEPSMQSSSNQGTTQASNPSADTPQGSHSEQQSMSMSPDYEALKRDRHEDLRTYLQIMIPPTIDSIKAFHLHQNQAGVVGNRNKIIGLLSVVDDALSNTKWELLTEARHRLKMAASMMQQPREPRM; translated from the exons ATGGCCTCATCACCCCCGCGTCATAAACGCCGCAAGGCCTCGTGCAAGGAGTTCCAGTGCAACCACGAAGGCTGCGGGAGGACCTACTCGCGAGCGGAGCATCTTCAGAGGCATCAGCTTAACC ATTCACCCAAGGAGATCTACTACTGCGACTACCCGGGCTGCTCATTCACCTTTGTCAGGAAGGATCTCTACGCGCGTCACAAGCTGAGGCATGAGCGCCAGGTGCAGCAGTATGGGAATGGCCGGTTATCTCAACGGCCGCAGAGGGAGTTTTCAAAGGCGCCGAGGGAACGCGCTGAGAGGTACTCATTTAGCGAAGATGGATCTGCCTGGAGCGACACTCAAGACGAGGCGAGGGAAACGCCAGCAAATGAAAAGCAGCCTGTCAGGAACAGACACTCACTGGACGCAGGTGGCGTCGATCTGAACTCTCAAAAGGCTGGTGTAGGAGGTTCGGCACAGCCGGAGTCGAGTCAGCAGAACGAGACTGGCGAGGCGGCTGGTTACTTTGGGGATCAACGACAACTTCAGAGCCGTGAATCATCACCGGAAAAACAAGCTATGGGAACAGTTCCGTTCAGGATGGACCAGATGCCAGGCGCCGACATGTCAATGCCCATGGCCAGTCCTGGGTTACCAGGTCGGCCGGAGCGTATGAGGAACCAGTCCTATGTCATGGCAAACGGAATGCCGACGTCGAGCACCGAGCAACTCATCGAAGAACAGCCTTTTGGATTATCACCATCCAGCACCGACGAGTTCACCTCTTGGCTGTTCAACGGCCAGGGCTTAGCTTCGAATTACAACTTTGTACCTGGCGGCAACCTCGGAATGGCGGGATACTCAAACAACTTTGGCCAGCTATGCCCGGATTACTCGCAGCCGGGAATGATGGGCGGATCCTATGTCGAGCCCATGAATGGCCTCTGGTTCCAGTCAGAGCCTATGCCCATGGCCACACCGATTGTGGATATTTCACAGATCGGAAAGACCGGGCTTTCGGAGCATAAGCGACAGTCTCTACTCCAGTACATGATGCAGAGATTCAACGAGATTGGTTCACAGGGCAATAGATCGGCCGCGGATATCAAGAACGAGATTTTCGGCAGCGACAGCGACGCTGACTCCCATGTCCTCAGCCATCTCAACGTTCAACGATACATCAACTCGTACTGGGAAAACTTTCACGACCAGTTGCCTATCCTGCACCATCCAACGTTCATACCGGAGACGGCCCACGATTTCCTATTGTTGGCCGTGCTGATCATGGGGGCTTCTAtgcttgagaagaaggccgcctTGCCAGAAAACGCGGACAAAATTTCAAAGTTCACCACCTTTGTCTCGTGGAACCTCCGCTGGCAAGTCTTTATGCACGCCGACTCTCATCCACCGGCCAAGCTCTGGGTCATTCAAACACTTCTTATCCTCGAGGTGTATGAAAAGATGAACGCAACCCGGGTTCTTCATGAGCGTGCTCACATTTACTTCCCCACGACGCTGTCCCTCATGCGTAGAGGAAGCGCCCTGACCGGCAAGCAGTCCTCCTACACCTCTCGAGTCCAAACTCCCATGGGCAGTCCAAAGCTTGGCCAGCCTAGGCTGTTCCCTGGGCCTGATCGAAGAGGATTTGATTCCTCACCTGAAAAGTGGTGGGATCATTGGATTGCTCAAGAAGCCACTCGACGAGCAGCCTTTGCTGCGTTTATCATCGACGCCACCCACGCCGCCTTGTTTGGGCATACACCCACTTTGGTGATCCACGAGATCAAACTTCCACTCCCCTGCGACAACACTCTTTGGTCTTCCGACTCACCGTCCGAGATTGGCTGTGTCGAATCGAGCTTACACGCTAACGGCGTAACACCAATAACCTTCCTCGATGGGCTTCAAAAGACTCTCAACGGCCAGAAAGTGCGGACGAGTTCCTTTGGCAGGATGGCTCTTCTTGCTGCATTGCTTTCTGTCACATGGCAGATGCATCAGCGAGACCTCGATCGGGGTACTCTCGGTACTGATACAATCCCGGGTGTTCAAGAACGATGGCGGCCAAAGTTGTTGCGGGCATTTGATTGGTGGAAAAAGGACTACGACGATGGTGTTGCTCATGTTCGGCATGCGGCCTTTGACTGGCAGAGACTGGGGCTGAGCAGCCGAGGTGGaagtgatgatggtgatgctaTGGAAACTCTGGGGACTGTTCTCTACCACCTGGGCCACATTACCGTTTACATCAGCATGCCGGAGCTGTGCATCTTTGCCGGTGTTACGCAGATCCTTGGCCGTACTGTTTCGTCTGTCGACTGGAGGAGAACagaggccaagatcaaggaatGGGTGGCCTCGCCTGGAGCCATTGGTGGCGTGTACCATGCACTGCAGCTGATAAGACTCATCCTGCTCCAGGAAGAGACCCCCAGGCGAAGCACTATGGGTGAATCAGGTGGAATGTCCTCCGTTTTCACCCCATCCCCTTATCCCAAGTACGATGCTGCACAGGACAACCTGCTCATTCGCGCCTGGGCTCTCTACTACGCGTCCCTGGTGCTATGGGCTTACGGATACGTGCAGGACGGAAATATCGAGCCGTTCCCCGACAACTTGCACTATCCATCCAGCACTCTGGCTGTACCGCAGATGGCCGCGGAGCCAAGCATGCAGTCATCGTCGAACCAAGGAACGACGCAAGCTAGTAACCCCAGTGCCGACACACCTCAAGGATCTCACTCTGAGCAACAATCCATGTCGATGAGTCCTGACTACGAGGCGCTGAAGCGTGATCGCCACGAGGACCTCCGGACCTATCTACAGATCATGATCCCGCCAACGATTGATTCGATCAAGGCCTTCCACCTGCACCAGAACCAAGCCGGTGTGGTCGGCAACCGGAACAAGATCATTGGGCTCCTGAGCGTCGTCGACGATGCCTTGTCCAACACAAAGTGGGAGCTCTTGACCGAGGCGAGACacaggttgaagatggccgcATCTATGATGCAACAGCCTAGAGAACCGAGGATGTAA